The following are encoded in a window of Clostridium thermarum genomic DNA:
- the ispG gene encoding flavodoxin-dependent (E)-4-hydroxy-3-methylbut-2-enyl-diphosphate synthase has product MSRRNTIKIKVGNIYVGGDSPITVQSMTNTDTRNVSATVEQIRQLQIAGCDIIRCAVPDVEASEAIKEIVKQISIPLVADIHFDYRLALNSIKNGVSALRINPGNIGSIERVKLVAEHAKDKGIPIRIGVNSGSLEKELLAKYGRVCPEALVESALKHVDILEKVNFNDIVISIKSSDVLQMIESYRLISQKVDYPLHIGVTEAGTTWRGTIKSSVGIGTLLAEGIGDTIRVSLTDEPVQEIRVGREILKSLGLIKSGMTFVSCPTCGRTQINLIKLAQTIEEKLNELDKDIKVAVMGCVVNGPGEAREADIGVAGGNGEGLIFKKGEIIKKVKEEEIVEALMEEINKM; this is encoded by the coding sequence ATGAGTAGAAGAAATACTATAAAGATAAAGGTTGGCAATATTTATGTTGGAGGAGATTCTCCGATAACTGTTCAGTCTATGACTAATACTGATACAAGAAATGTCAGCGCAACTGTAGAACAAATTAGACAATTGCAGATTGCTGGCTGTGATATTATAAGATGTGCAGTACCGGATGTGGAAGCAAGCGAGGCCATAAAAGAAATTGTAAAGCAAATAAGTATACCACTGGTGGCAGATATACATTTTGATTATCGTCTGGCCCTTAATTCTATTAAGAACGGAGTATCTGCCTTACGTATTAATCCAGGAAATATAGGAAGTATAGAAAGGGTAAAGCTGGTGGCCGAACATGCTAAAGACAAAGGAATACCAATAAGGATTGGCGTAAACAGTGGTTCCCTTGAAAAAGAACTGCTTGCCAAGTATGGAAGGGTTTGTCCTGAAGCTTTGGTGGAAAGTGCATTAAAGCATGTTGATATACTGGAAAAAGTTAATTTTAACGATATTGTTATTTCTATAAAGTCATCAGATGTGCTTCAAATGATTGAAAGTTACAGATTAATATCTCAGAAGGTGGATTATCCTCTACATATAGGTGTAACAGAAGCCGGTACTACATGGCGGGGAACTATTAAATCCAGTGTAGGTATTGGAACACTGCTGGCGGAAGGAATTGGTGATACTATAAGGGTTTCTTTAACAGATGAGCCTGTTCAGGAAATTAGAGTAGGAAGAGAAATATTAAAATCTCTCGGACTGATAAAGTCAGGTATGACCTTTGTTTCCTGCCCTACCTGTGGAAGAACTCAGATCAATCTCATCAAGCTAGCTCAAACCATAGAGGAAAAGTTGAATGAGCTAGATAAAGACATTAAGGTAGCAGTAATGGGATGCGTAGTGAATGGACCCGGTGAAGCTCGGGAAGCTGATATAGGAGTAGCAGGAGGTAATGGAGAGGGTCTTATCTTTAAAAAAGGTGAAATTATTAAAAAGGTAAAGGAAGAAGAAATTGTTGAGGCATTGATGGAAGAAATTAATAAGATGTAG
- the rimP gene encoding ribosome maturation factor RimP gives MEKELLLQNLNRLIEPLVSELGYELYYIEYVEEEGENFLRIYIDKEDGITLEDCERVSRPISEMLDIEDPVPDSYYLEVSSPGVYRELFTDKHLSKYIGYIVNIKTKGVFEGKRSLKGILDNFDNDYIYIKDNNNQIKIPRDKISKINLEGSLKEVSTNE, from the coding sequence GTGGAAAAAGAACTGTTATTACAAAACCTAAATAGACTTATAGAACCATTGGTTTCTGAACTGGGTTACGAGTTATATTACATCGAGTATGTAGAAGAAGAGGGAGAAAATTTTCTAAGAATATATATAGATAAAGAGGATGGTATTACACTTGAGGATTGTGAAAGGGTTAGCAGACCAATAAGTGAAATGCTGGATATAGAAGATCCGGTACCGGACAGCTATTACCTTGAGGTATCGTCGCCGGGAGTATACAGAGAGCTGTTTACTGATAAGCACCTGAGCAAATATATAGGCTATATTGTAAATATTAAAACTAAAGGTGTCTTTGAGGGAAAGAGATCATTGAAAGGTATTCTTGATAATTTTGATAATGATTATATATACATAAAAGATAATAATAATCAAATAAAAATACCTAGAGATAAAATAAGTAAAATTAATCTAGAGGGGAGTTTAAAGGAGGTTAGTACAAATGAATGA
- the nusA gene encoding transcription termination factor NusA gives MNEEFIGALREIVKEKGISEELLFTTIEDALVAAYKKNYATTGSSVQNVRVSMNRENGEIHVYAQKKVVDMVKDDVNDISLQDARRYSPRYEIGDVVEIEVTPRTFGRVAAQSAKQVVVQRIKEAERNIIYNEFVEKEYDIITGTVIRKDKGNVFVDLGRIEAVLGPTEQMHGEEYNFNERLKLYIVEVKNTTKGAQVIVSRTHPGLVKRLFELEVPEIYEGVVEIKSIAREAGSRTKIAVHSNDENVDPMGACVGPKGIRVQNIVNELKNEKIDIIKWSKLPEEYIANALSPAKVLDVTIDEDNKSAKVIVDDNQLSLAIGKEGQNVRLAAKLTGWKIDIKSKSQAEKAE, from the coding sequence ATGAATGAAGAATTTATTGGGGCATTGAGAGAAATTGTGAAAGAAAAAGGCATTAGTGAAGAGTTACTTTTCACTACAATTGAGGATGCTTTGGTTGCCGCCTACAAAAAGAATTATGCAACTACAGGCAGCTCTGTGCAAAATGTTAGAGTAAGCATGAATAGAGAAAACGGCGAAATTCATGTATATGCTCAGAAAAAGGTTGTAGACATGGTAAAAGATGATGTAAATGACATCTCACTGCAGGATGCCAGACGATACAGCCCAAGGTATGAAATAGGCGATGTTGTAGAAATTGAAGTTACTCCTAGAACCTTTGGCAGAGTGGCTGCGCAGTCTGCAAAGCAAGTTGTTGTGCAAAGGATAAAGGAAGCTGAAAGAAACATCATCTATAATGAGTTTGTAGAAAAGGAATATGACATAATCACTGGAACAGTAATAAGAAAAGATAAGGGAAATGTATTTGTTGACTTAGGCAGAATAGAAGCCGTTCTAGGACCAACAGAACAGATGCATGGTGAGGAATATAATTTCAATGAAAGATTAAAATTATATATAGTTGAGGTAAAAAATACCACGAAGGGTGCCCAAGTAATTGTTTCCAGAACCCATCCCGGTCTTGTAAAGAGATTATTTGAACTTGAGGTTCCTGAAATATATGAAGGAGTAGTTGAAATTAAAAGTATTGCCAGAGAGGCTGGTTCAAGAACAAAGATTGCTGTTCATTCCAATGATGAGAATGTTGATCCAATGGGTGCATGCGTTGGACCTAAGGGAATAAGAGTACAAAATATCGTTAATGAACTAAAAAACGAAAAAATTGACATCATAAAATGGAGTAAGTTACCTGAAGAATATATTGCTAATGCTTTAAGTCCTGCAAAAGTTCTAGATGTCACTATAGATGAGGATAATAAATCTGCTAAAGTAATAGTTGATGACAATCAATTATCCTTAGCTATTGGAAAAGAAGGTCAGAATGTTAGATTGGCAGCTAAGCTAACAGGGTGGAAAATTGACATTAAGAGCAAGTCGCAGGCTGAAAAAGCTGAGTAA
- the rnpM gene encoding RNase P modulator RnpM: protein MKVKKIPLRMCTGCMEMKPKKELVRVVKNKEGEVSMDLTGKKPGRGAYICRNIECLEKAFKTKRLEKNLEVKISEELHEKLKGEITNEG, encoded by the coding sequence ATGAAAGTCAAAAAGATACCTTTAAGAATGTGCACTGGTTGCATGGAAATGAAGCCTAAAAAAGAACTTGTAAGAGTTGTAAAGAACAAAGAAGGAGAAGTTTCCATGGACTTGACAGGCAAAAAGCCTGGAAGAGGTGCATATATTTGCAGAAATATAGAATGCTTAGAAAAAGCGTTTAAAACAAAGCGTTTGGAGAAGAATTTAGAAGTTAAAATATCAGAAGAGTTACATGAAAAGCTAAAGGGAGAAATAACAAATGAAGGATAG
- a CDS encoding ribosomal L7Ae/L30e/S12e/Gadd45 family protein, with protein MKDSFLQFLALTKRAGKLVEGYNKSEEYIKLGKVSLCIISKSISKNSREKFERLCENHKVKLIIDYEKEVLGSILGREEINVISVIDADMSKRLIEIYDNNQNNRG; from the coding sequence ATGAAGGATAGTTTTCTTCAATTCTTGGCACTGACAAAAAGGGCGGGAAAGTTAGTTGAAGGATACAATAAGTCTGAGGAATATATAAAGTTAGGTAAGGTATCCCTTTGTATTATATCAAAAAGTATATCAAAAAATTCTCGTGAAAAATTCGAAAGACTTTGTGAAAATCACAAGGTGAAATTGATTATTGACTATGAAAAGGAAGTGCTTGGAAGCATTTTAGGAAGAGAAGAGATTAATGTAATTTCTGTAATCGATGCTGATATGAGTAAAAGGTTAATAGAAATTTATGATAACAACCAAAATAATCGGGGGTGA
- the infB gene encoding translation initiation factor IF-2 yields the protein MSKIRVYELAKELDISSKDLITILQDEFSVEVKNHMSVIEEEDAELIKELLTGKSPESESEVTVSNDSKMVEEDEKDIVAKYEELYVNQKSFTKPKKSKNKSTNKNENDNKKEVSSNNQLNISPGVIEIPSTITVKELAEKIGKPVNEVIKQLIFCGVMAAINQEIDFATAEKVTAKFDIQLKQKQEEENKLMDEEETEEDVNTEKRPPIVTVMGHVDHGKTSLLDAIRKSRVTETEAGGITQHIGAYTVTINDEKITFLDTPGHEAFTAMRARGAQITDLVILVVAADDGIMPQTEEAISHCKAANVPMVVAINKMDKPEANPDRVKQELTEFGMIAEDWGGDVITVPVSAKNKQGIDDLLEMVLLTAEMMELKANPSRNAKGTVIEAKLDKGRGPVATLLVQNGTLHVGDSILVGTTYGKIRAMFDDKGKKIKSAGPSIPAEVLGLSEVPSAGDRFTVIRDEKTARQMAEARKEKIKDQQISHRVSLEDLYSQIQEGKVKELGLIVKADVQGSVEAMKQSLEKLSTDDVKVRVLHGGVGAITETDVTLASASNAIIIGFNVRPDANATAASEREKVDIKTYRVIYNAIEDIKSAMIGMLEPDYKEVVLGSAEVRQIYKISNVGTIAGCYVLNGKIVRSSDIRVIRNGIVILDGKLASLKRFKDDVREVAAGYECGLSIEKFNDLKEGDIIEAYTMEEIKREHL from the coding sequence ATGTCTAAAATTAGAGTGTATGAATTAGCTAAAGAATTAGATATATCTAGTAAGGATTTAATAACTATTCTGCAGGATGAGTTTAGTGTTGAAGTAAAGAACCACATGAGTGTAATAGAGGAAGAGGATGCGGAGCTTATAAAAGAATTATTGACTGGTAAGTCACCAGAGAGTGAAAGTGAAGTAACGGTTAGCAATGATTCAAAGATGGTAGAAGAGGATGAAAAGGATATTGTAGCAAAATACGAAGAGCTATATGTTAATCAGAAGTCTTTTACAAAGCCCAAAAAGAGCAAAAATAAGTCAACTAACAAAAACGAAAATGATAACAAGAAGGAAGTATCAAGCAATAATCAGTTAAATATATCACCGGGGGTAATAGAAATACCATCCACTATAACAGTTAAGGAGCTGGCTGAGAAAATTGGTAAGCCAGTAAATGAGGTAATAAAGCAGCTTATTTTTTGCGGAGTAATGGCTGCTATAAATCAAGAAATTGATTTTGCTACTGCTGAGAAAGTTACTGCAAAGTTTGATATTCAATTAAAACAAAAGCAAGAAGAAGAAAATAAACTTATGGATGAGGAAGAAACTGAGGAAGATGTTAATACTGAAAAGCGTCCTCCGATAGTTACAGTAATGGGTCACGTTGACCATGGTAAGACTTCCCTACTGGACGCAATTAGAAAGTCGAGAGTTACGGAAACAGAAGCGGGCGGAATTACGCAACATATTGGTGCATACACAGTAACCATCAATGATGAGAAAATAACATTCTTAGATACTCCGGGTCATGAAGCCTTTACAGCTATGAGAGCAAGAGGAGCTCAAATTACTGACCTAGTTATTTTAGTGGTTGCTGCCGATGATGGAATTATGCCTCAAACTGAAGAAGCTATCAGCCATTGTAAAGCTGCAAATGTACCTATGGTAGTAGCTATAAATAAAATGGATAAACCAGAAGCCAATCCTGATAGAGTAAAACAGGAGCTCACAGAATTTGGTATGATAGCTGAAGACTGGGGCGGAGATGTAATAACTGTACCTGTTTCTGCAAAAAATAAACAAGGTATAGACGATTTATTAGAAATGGTTCTGCTGACAGCTGAAATGATGGAATTAAAAGCTAATCCATCAAGAAATGCCAAGGGAACTGTCATAGAAGCTAAATTGGATAAGGGTAGAGGACCCGTTGCAACTCTACTTGTGCAGAATGGAACGCTACATGTAGGTGATTCTATCTTAGTAGGCACAACTTATGGAAAGATCAGAGCAATGTTTGATGATAAAGGTAAAAAAATCAAATCAGCCGGTCCTTCTATACCTGCTGAAGTACTGGGATTATCTGAAGTTCCATCAGCTGGAGACCGTTTCACAGTTATAAGAGACGAAAAGACAGCAAGACAAATGGCTGAAGCAAGAAAAGAAAAGATCAAAGACCAGCAAATATCTCATAGGGTATCTTTGGAAGACTTATATAGTCAAATTCAAGAAGGTAAGGTTAAAGAACTCGGCTTGATTGTAAAAGCTGATGTGCAGGGTTCCGTGGAAGCAATGAAGCAATCTTTGGAGAAGCTTTCCACTGACGATGTAAAGGTAAGAGTACTTCATGGTGGAGTTGGTGCAATTACAGAAACTGATGTAACACTAGCTTCAGCTTCCAATGCTATAATCATTGGCTTTAATGTAAGACCGGATGCCAATGCTACAGCTGCATCAGAAAGAGAAAAAGTAGATATTAAAACTTACAGAGTAATATACAATGCAATTGAAGATATTAAGTCTGCTATGATTGGAATGCTTGAACCTGATTATAAGGAAGTAGTATTAGGCAGCGCTGAGGTACGTCAGATTTACAAGATCTCCAATGTTGGAACCATTGCCGGATGTTATGTATTAAATGGTAAAATTGTAAGGAGTAGCGATATAAGAGTAATTAGAAATGGCATTGTAATTTTAGACGGAAAACTTGCCTCTCTAAAAAGGTTTAAAGATGATGTACGAGAAGTTGCGGCTGGTTATGAATGTGGCTTAAGCATAGAAAAGTTTAATGATTTAAAAGAAGGCGACATTATAGAAGCTTATACCATGGAGGAGATCAAGAGAGAGCATCTATAA
- the rbfA gene encoding 30S ribosome-binding factor RbfA gives MASYRNDRINEEIRKELSDIIRNDLKDPRVNAMVSIINVNVTKDLRYAKVYVSIFGKDEEKESTLTALKNSSGFLRRELGNRINLRYTPQILIELDESIEHGMHIEQLLHKIKGE, from the coding sequence ATGGCTAGTTACAGAAACGATAGAATTAACGAAGAAATAAGAAAAGAACTTAGCGATATAATAAGAAATGACTTAAAAGATCCAAGAGTCAATGCAATGGTGAGCATCATAAATGTAAATGTCACCAAGGACTTAAGATATGCTAAAGTCTATGTAAGTATATTTGGCAAAGATGAAGAGAAAGAAAGTACTTTAACTGCTCTTAAAAACTCCAGCGGTTTCTTAAGAAGGGAATTAGGAAACAGGATTAACTTAAGGTATACTCCTCAGATACTTATAGAATTAGATGAATCCATTGAACATGGTATGCATATTGAACAATTACTTCATAAAATAAAAGGTGAATAA
- a CDS encoding DHH family phosphoesterase, which produces MFKEIIEQINKASNIAISFHVSPDGDSIGSALALMYGLRKLGKKVNILCKEAVPEILNFLPGVEEINKSDGTIDDDVDCLIVLDCGNVERINCHIKDIAPRKYVLMNMDHHLSNDFYGDVNYVDASYSAVGEIIYLLLQEIGVSIDIEIAKCLYASIITDCGSFKFSNTTALTHKIAGDLITKNIDFSEIHRIIYENKKLALVKLTGRLIDSLYLACDDRVCIIEVSKALMKEYSVSTSEVSDLVSIGTEIRGVEVVVFIKENDDNYKVSLRSKTNFDVRKLAEEYGGGGHSKASGFTYSGSVEELKEILIQKIGDSLK; this is translated from the coding sequence ATGTTTAAAGAAATAATAGAGCAAATTAATAAAGCAAGTAATATAGCAATATCTTTTCATGTGTCACCTGATGGGGATTCAATAGGCAGCGCCTTAGCTTTGATGTATGGCTTAAGAAAACTAGGAAAGAAAGTAAATATATTATGTAAGGAAGCAGTTCCTGAAATATTAAATTTTCTTCCTGGTGTTGAGGAAATAAACAAAAGTGATGGAACGATAGATGATGATGTTGACTGTCTGATTGTGCTTGATTGTGGAAATGTTGAAAGGATCAACTGTCATATTAAAGATATAGCCCCTAGAAAATATGTTCTAATGAATATGGATCATCATCTATCAAATGACTTTTATGGAGATGTGAATTATGTTGATGCATCCTATAGTGCTGTGGGCGAGATAATCTATCTTCTGCTGCAAGAAATTGGAGTTAGTATAGATATAGAAATTGCAAAGTGTCTGTATGCATCTATTATTACTGATTGTGGCAGCTTTAAATTTTCAAATACTACTGCTCTTACTCACAAGATAGCTGGAGACTTAATAACAAAAAATATTGATTTTTCTGAAATACACAGAATTATATATGAAAATAAAAAGCTTGCTCTAGTTAAGTTGACTGGCCGGTTGATAGATAGTTTATATCTTGCCTGTGATGATAGGGTTTGTATCATAGAGGTAAGTAAGGCTTTGATGAAGGAATATTCCGTTAGTACTTCTGAAGTGTCTGATTTGGTATCCATTGGTACTGAAATTCGAGGAGTAGAAGTTGTGGTTTTCATAAAGGAAAATGACGACAATTATAAGGTTAGTCTTAGATCTAAGACTAATTTTGATGTGAGAAAATTAGCTGAAGAATATGGTGGTGGAGGTCATTCAAAAGCTTCAGGTTTTACTTATAGTGGTAGTGTAGAGGAACTAAAGGAAATATTGATTCAAAAGATAGGGGATTCCTTAAAGTGA
- the truB gene encoding tRNA pseudouridine(55) synthase TruB: MDGIINCYKPDGITSFDAVNKIKKIVKGTKVGHTGTLDPAASGVLPICIGKATKLIDYIMEGTKGYAVEMTLGIVTDTYDREGKIISRNEVNVSPEEIQEAILSFQGNIKQVPPMYSALKQNGKRLYELAREGIEVERPARSVNIEKIDILSINENKVKFHVECSKGTYIRSLCFDIGEKLGCGAMMSGLERTFSGNFKIENSVNVNNLNIENINQYIIPMDEALVNFREIRVDGYFGKLLSNGVEIRDFNFLKGIEIGEYKVYNSDCQLIGIGHRYDKSFKISTLLI, encoded by the coding sequence ATGGATGGTATAATAAACTGCTACAAACCTGACGGCATTACCTCCTTTGATGCCGTCAATAAAATTAAAAAAATTGTAAAGGGGACAAAGGTGGGGCATACTGGCACATTAGATCCTGCTGCCAGTGGTGTACTACCTATTTGTATTGGCAAGGCTACAAAGCTAATTGACTATATAATGGAGGGAACTAAGGGGTATGCCGTTGAAATGACTCTAGGAATTGTTACAGACACTTATGACAGAGAAGGTAAAATTATAAGCCGTAATGAGGTTAATGTAAGTCCTGAGGAAATTCAAGAGGCTATATTATCGTTTCAAGGAAATATTAAACAGGTCCCTCCCATGTACTCTGCACTAAAACAGAACGGAAAAAGACTATATGAATTAGCTAGAGAAGGAATAGAGGTAGAACGTCCTGCACGAAGTGTAAACATTGAAAAGATAGACATTTTAAGTATTAACGAGAATAAGGTGAAATTCCATGTTGAATGTTCTAAGGGTACATACATAAGAAGCCTTTGTTTTGACATAGGTGAAAAGTTAGGCTGTGGAGCTATGATGAGTGGATTGGAAAGAACCTTTTCTGGAAACTTTAAAATAGAAAACTCAGTTAATGTTAATAATCTAAATATAGAGAATATTAACCAGTATATAATTCCAATGGATGAAGCACTAGTTAATTTTAGAGAAATCAGGGTTGATGGTTACTTTGGAAAATTACTTTCTAATGGTGTTGAAATAAGGGACTTCAACTTTTTAAAAGGTATAGAAATCGGCGAATATAAGGTATATAATAGTGATTGTCAACTTATTGGTATTGGTCATAGATACGATAAGTCTTTTAAAATATCAACTTTGTTAATTTAG
- a CDS encoding bifunctional riboflavin kinase/FAD synthetase, which produces MHLIDNKFEGVLDKKTYIALGSFDGLHLGHMSLIQKCIQLSKQHNGSSMVYTFKNHPLTVVNPNIVPKLLMDNASKRETLQDVGIDILCLVEFNREVMQTTAENFVIELLTKYNMGGVVVGFNYRFGHKNQGDVSLLQKLAPKYNFMVEVMNPLDFNGELISSSRIRNLVEYGDITQANKMLSRPFMLSGEVIPGKQLGRILGYPTANIMVDERFVIPKPGVYYTKIRHNGKFYIGMTNVGYNPTVEFTTKINVETYILNFDKDIYGDEIQVFFIERIRDEVKFSSIEELVNQMKKDFEYVKDKKIEEI; this is translated from the coding sequence ATGCATTTAATTGATAACAAATTTGAAGGGGTCTTGGATAAAAAGACTTACATTGCATTAGGTAGTTTTGATGGTTTACATTTAGGGCATATGAGTCTCATACAGAAATGTATACAACTTTCTAAGCAGCACAATGGAAGCAGTATGGTTTATACTTTTAAAAACCATCCATTAACTGTTGTTAATCCCAATATCGTACCAAAGCTGCTGATGGATAATGCATCAAAAAGAGAAACCCTACAGGATGTAGGAATTGATATTCTATGTCTTGTTGAGTTTAATAGAGAGGTAATGCAGACCACGGCAGAAAACTTTGTGATAGAACTTTTGACAAAGTATAATATGGGTGGTGTAGTGGTAGGTTTTAATTATCGCTTTGGCCATAAAAACCAAGGGGATGTAAGTTTACTTCAGAAGCTTGCCCCAAAATATAACTTTATGGTAGAGGTCATGAATCCACTTGATTTTAATGGCGAACTTATAAGCAGTTCCAGAATAAGAAATCTTGTTGAATATGGAGATATTACTCAGGCTAATAAAATGCTTTCTAGACCATTCATGCTTTCCGGAGAGGTCATTCCAGGAAAACAGCTTGGAAGGATTTTAGGCTATCCAACAGCTAATATTATGGTAGATGAGAGATTTGTCATACCAAAGCCTGGTGTATACTACACCAAAATTAGACATAATGGTAAATTCTATATTGGAATGACTAATGTAGGCTACAATCCAACTGTAGAGTTCACAACAAAAATAAATGTAGAAACATATATTTTAAACTTTGATAAAGACATTTATGGTGACGAAATTCAGGTCTTTTTCATTGAAAGAATAAGAGATGAGGTTAAATTCTCCTCCATAGAAGAACTTGTAAATCAGATGAAAAAGGACTTTGAATACGTAAAAGACAAAAAAATAGAAGAAATCTAA
- the rpsO gene encoding 30S ribosomal protein S15, with protein sequence MDKARKNEIIAEYARHEGDTGSPEVQIALLTERINHLNDHLKIHKKDHHSRRGLLMMVGQRRGLLNYLMKQDITRYRNIVEKLGLRK encoded by the coding sequence ATGGATAAGGCAAGAAAAAATGAAATTATAGCAGAATATGCTAGACATGAAGGAGATACAGGTTCTCCAGAAGTGCAGATTGCATTACTAACAGAAAGAATTAATCACTTAAATGACCACTTAAAGATTCATAAGAAAGACCACCACTCAAGAAGAGGTCTACTTATGATGGTTGGACAAAGAAGAGGACTTTTAAACTATCTAATGAAACAAGATATTACAAGATATCGTAACATTGTTGAAAAACTAGGATTAAGAAAATAG